The sequence AAAAATTCCAAGGAAACTAAGCAAGAGGTAAGGTTTACCATGTACCTTGTTTTTGGACTTTCAgccttttattttgttctgtttcacaGAAATGATTATAAGACTGAACTTATTTCTAAAAAGAATTACTGTTTTCACCCTGGCTGTGGAAAACAGCAAGCTTTTGGCTTAAATTAGGATATATACATGTCAAGTCACAGTTGATTTATCCTTTCCAAAACGTTCCTTGAGGTGTCTTTGGAATACATATCCCATTAGAACACCTGTGTCCAGGTTTCAACCCTCTAGCTGCCAGTTTGAGTTATGGTTTTCCAAAATGTACTTTGGAATTTGTTCGAGTAAACATTACGCTGTCCGTTTTGTGCATTGCATCACTCCACTGGTGAAGATTTAGTGTAGGAGCGTGAGCCTACCTCTAACATGACTGACAGTACACTGGCCTTaggtttgaaaatgttaaattgacCTTTGTTCCCCTAAATGTACTTGTTGTTAATGTGGCCTAATGGCTATGTGTTCCATCTAGTCATTAAGCCTCTATATGGACAGCTGCATAGTTCTGTCAAGGTTAAAAGAGGTTTGCGCTTCTTTCTTGGTGGTTAATCTCGCAGCCAGTGGCAATGTGAAATTTACTTGACTGTGAATGCTGTGTCCACTTCACGTTATCCTTGAGCCTCAGGGGGCCCTGGCTTGTTCCTAAAACTCCTGTCAAATTTCCTTTCATCTCAGCTGTGTCTTCTTGACCTTGGCACAATGGCGACACATCTTAAGTCGTTTTTACTTACAGTTAAATCTCATTTacatacacattttaaaaaaaaagacaaaaccatgTTTTCGCACTGACTGAAAGtctatttgattttcttttttgggtgAGTGGCTATtatcaagattttatttattttcttcatcgCAGAATAAcagagtagattttttttaaactttcctattacatattttaaattcaaaatctaACACCCTCTTAAATTACTGTCTTTAAACAATTTGTATTCTGGTGATGATATTGCTTTGTAAAGTCTTTATAGgttcattaaaacatttggaaGCATCCAGCTTCCGAGCACCACCGATCTGGAACaaaattccagaaaactgcaaaactgctaaaacactgagttcctttaaatcgagACTAAAAACCCATCTGTTTAGAATTGCTTTAGAAccacaataaacaaaacattgacCATGATTGATTTcgatgatggcactcatcaaaatttaatgtttcttcaattgttgactgtagagtgttttctttataacgttgtaatattctgtttttattatgtaaagcatcTTGAATCGCCTGGCtggtgaaatgttttccacataTAAACTagattgattggttgatttaatttgaatgtaAGCATATCTGTTAATGCAACTTTAAGATAGTGTCCTAGAAATATAACAAACTTGTGCAACATcatgaaaaaattaaatgaatgtgaCATCAGGAAGAGATGTATGGATTTCTACAAGCCAGGTTTTCCCTTGGGTACAATTTCCACATGATAGAAAATGAATTTGTTCAAATGCAACAGTGTTTGAACTTTGCTTTGGTCCTTTTTTTGTCGTCTACTCTTATTTAgccattttagtttattcttgtgtGATCATTTATTTTGCCATTTGTGCTCTGGATTGTGTTCTTTCAGATgagtgtttgtcttttcttctgtAGTTCCACTATGTCTCGGCTTTGTTTATCTTTATCCTCATGCTTGCCAGACTGCTCACCTTCTAAATCTGATTAAATCACGGGGTGTTGTTTTCTAACCTAACTGCAATGTAAACATCCCAATAACTTTATGCTTGACCTCTCTGTGTGTCCTCTAGTCTTTATTGTGCTGCACGTTCACCAAAGCAGTGTTTACCAACCCAGGTTCTCAGGCCACACTGCCCTACATATTTTCAATGTTTCCCtgcttttttttagtttagtttaaaaaaagcctttcaATCACCCATCAGCTGAATTTAGATGCACTGAAGCAGGGAACCATCCAAACATTCATGGCAGTGTGCTTTGAGGATCAGAGCTGAATATCTAAAAACTTAATAACACAATTAAATtgatgtatgtatatatatatatatttttaaatgcaacaagttaacaatgaaataattattagttCCATTAGTTCTTTATCATTGAACATTGAATCAAATTATTCATAAGGTAGGaatccttatttatttatttatgatacAATGTTCAGGCTTCTATAGTTTAATACAACAACAGACCAATACACTAATAACCCAACTAAGCTCTTTTAAACGTAATGGGTTTcctgtgtttcacatcatgtttaGTGATTCAAAGACCCGGGGTCCAGTATGATTTAAAATGGTGACACATGTcatttctttgtgatttttctttctctgcagaAAAGAAAGATGAGTGGAAAATCCTAGGGGTTCAACTGCCACAGGGAAAAATGCCACTCTGCTGGTGAGAGCTTGTTTCTCTCTTGTCCAGTTATGCAGGATTGTTGTCCATTGTTGCGAAATAATTCATGGATTGTTCGGTGTTCAGCTGTGCCTCAACACGCCCTTATGAGTGGCTGTTAGGGGCAATCACAGCAAACGGACTATTACGGTCACAAAGCATGTTTGGGTGACtcagtttttagatgttttccaaCCGAACCAATACTGTATgcatagaaaagaaaatacgCTGCAATATATTACAGCATATTTCTTTGAACATAGGGAgcacaaagtaaaaatcatAACTTCTGTTTAGAAAATGAATTGTATTTTACGAATAACAGTAATGGAGAATGTTCAATGTTAAATTGACATAAAGTCTTTCCCCAACAGTTGGACCAACGTTTAGAGTGACTGAGTCTGCACCAGGCTTCACTGTAGGAAAACTGTTTGTCTGGTGATGAGCAGTGCTTGTTATTCAGGCCAAATCTTATAGAAGTATAGAAAAATAGATTCTCTTGTTCTTACAATCTCAAACAAGCATTTTGGCTCAATTTAGTGGGTTGCCATGTTTGGCCTTTGATGTGCCATAAATGGTGGATTgaaatacattagaaatgtctgagtttctgatttttttctcctatcTCCTAAAGGTAAAGGTCGTTTttcattaacattaacattaacattttttcctgATTACTCAGAATACTTGATTACTGTACCAGACCTGTTAAGGGCTCAGGTATGTTTTAAGTGTTAGATTTAGGATTTATAGATACCATGGTGATTTTTACAGCATCCCACTGCTTTGAAATATATTCTTCAACAGATTTGTACTTTGACCCATCTAGTCTTTGAAGTATGTAGAATAttccttttcagtttttttttgttttagatgtgaTAGGCATCATTATATATAGATGAGTTATAAATGTTCAGCTGCCTGACTCTTATCACAGTTCATCTCTGATCAATTTGTACAAGGTTGTCAGTGATAGTTGGTGAAAGTCAGATACAACTGAAGTTAGAACTATACATAGCATATATGTATGtcttacatttttcacaaatttttcaaaaatacctGAACCCTGAGATCAACCTTactattatttaattataaatgatttagGTTCATTTTGCTCTGACCAAATGATATGCTAAAATGAGGCTAAATTTGAacacagacagaagaaaacaacaagtgCATGTAtgctttgaattatttattgttttttattcgCTCCACAcaggtaaaagaaaaaccatTGTATAAATTTGTTGAAGACATATAGAGCCCATAATTCCCCTTCTCACAGTGACTCAGGTAGATAAGataacaaagacaaacaggaagcgCCTGCAAAACAGATACTGcatttgtgtctctgtgtcatTGTAAACTAAAggaaagggaaataaaatgaaacaaaaaagtttcaagTCATTTGCAGGAGTAAACTCAGGAAGCAGAGGCACAATAGTATCCAAAGCGAACTTTGTAGTCACTGCAATTGCTAAATCTCTGGTCCTCATTGCGGCAGACAAATCCTTTCCCAGGGCTGTACCTGAAAATTAGAACCCAAGTGTAAGTGTACATGTTTGATTAGAAATGAGAAACTTGCTGAATGATTCGAGGTCAAATTTAGGCAAATATGCTTCTTTAAGAATCAAATGGATGTTTAAACATTATGTAGTTTGCAAGATAATTCCTACAACAAATTAAGCTTGGATGCATTAGCTCTGTTGTTGTTGCTAATCTATACATGTATTTATTCCTTActtaaagtgcaaataaaactgattacACGTCATCTAGACCGTCAATATCAAGAAAATGTTGCTCTACAGGTATGTGTTTGCGAGGTTTTCCTTTAAGATAACTTACAAATGGAATTTTTGTCCCGTCTTGAGAGCTGGAGTCTTATCTTTAACAGTAACAGCCTCAACATAGACAAAATCAGCACAAAGGTCTCCACCagggttttcttttctcaggGCACTCAGATGCTCCCAGTCACCGGATCCAGTGGGATGGTCTCGATTGTACcacctggtccaacacactgcaaaaacagagaaCTGTGTTGCCAAAACCGCTTAACATGCATTCATTTCATAGGCAAACGAGAACCAGCACACACCAAGACAAAACTGTgctaatacatttttattctgtattgTTTAAAATTAGTAGGTTTTTTTTAGGTTGGGCACCATTTTGACAGATTTCAACTGAACAGCTGAAGCGAACTTTATAGTCTTGGCACTTCCAGTCACGCTGATCTCTGTTTCTGCAGACAAATCCGGATTTTGTGTCATAtctgaaaaagtggaaaattagATACATAAAAAAGCAGTCTAGTAGTggttgttcattttcatttttttaactttaaggcTTCCTATTTTGACTTGTCCTTGTCCGTTTGCCAACGTATCAATTTCCCAAAACATTGTTCCAGACGCCTTTACTTAAGTTATAGCGTGTACAAAATAGAACGGCAAAAAGTAGACTGGTTCCAGAGCCATAACATAATGTGACATTTACTATTCTTGCCGGAGCAATGCAGTACATACTTAAAAATTTTTTCACCCGTTTCCTCAACACTATGGCCAGAAAGAGTCACAGCCTCAATATTGGTAGGGTTGGGACAGATCTTCCCAGGATTCTCCCTACGAAGAGAGGAAAGAGTCTCCTTGTCTCCAGTAATAGAAGGGGTGTCTCTGTCAAACCACTCTGTCCAGCCCTCTGAAAAAAAGGACTACTGTTTAGGAACAAAGACTAGGGTACATAGGCAAATATATGttcaataaaaataccaaatgGCGTTAATACTTACGGGCAGAGAAGGAATCCTTGCATTCTGGATCTAAGGAAAGTagacaaaagtaaaatcatAAAACTGTCAGACAACCCACTTAAAGCATTTAATGCCCAATGAGACGATCTTACTTTGTTGACTAAGTcctaaaaaacctgaaaaatatagtaaaaagaaaaatgttatagaactgttaaaatattaataggTTGTATCTTGATTGGAAATTAGTAATATTGTTGTTGACTTGAACCTACCAAACAGCAAGAGTGTCACAACGGTAAGAATTGACTGAAACAGAAAGAGTTTGCATTTGCATTACTTTAcctgttaaacttttttttttttgataaaattcaaaatcaaaatgtctttCACTCCATCTGAGTAATATAAAGTCACAAATGTTTCCTTACTTTCTTGACCATATTTGCAGAGAATGGGTGTCGGTTAATAGATGCTGCAGACCAAAATAAGATGGCATGATATTTTAGTGTTAAATTTCTAAAAGGATTAAGTTCTTTTAaggtctttttaaaaaaacaaaaatgcttcaaaaagACACTTCTCACCTTTGACAACCAAACGAGACTAAGCAAGAGGTCTTTTTTGCTCAATGAGATGGGTGAATGTAGGGAACTGTGCTTATTTATAGCAGCAAGCCTCACCCAATGGCCTACATAAACTTAATGGAAATTAGTACAAAACTTGTTCACCTACATTAccatagaaagaaaaaaactgattcgGTGCATTGGCAGGTATGAAAATGATTAGCATAGTTCACatatttcaacacaaatggtTCATGTTCCTCTTCAGAGTCTGCAGCGCTGCTGACTCAGGCAGAGACATGTTTAACATGTCTGATTGtgacaaaactgcatttttgtcAAACAATAAGTTTATGGTAAAAGCTCTGGGTTTCAACATTCTACAGGCGAAGGGAAATTCCAAAACCTTTCCTTTTGAATCTTACAAATATATACAAACCTGACATAAAACACAGTATTTTCTAATGCTCATAAATGTATGAAACGTACATATGTTTATACAATTACTAACAtctctttcattatttttgttatctttACATCAACTCTGACAAAGATCCTTTATCAAGAAAATACATTCAAGTGTCCTATAGTCATAATTCACTCTaaccatatatattttttttattttgtgggttTAAAATGATGAATTAGGTAAATTCTTAATTTGTTGAGTTTTGAATCATGTAAAACGACTGAAAAAAATTGAAGTGAGGGCAACGCCGCACGCgctattttgatgtttttttatgcttatttcATGCTGCCTTTTATTTAAGTAAGGTCCGTTTCGTATCCTCACATTGTGTAATGGTGTTGATATGCCGCTGGCAGTGAGCAACATGTGTATGCAACCACTGAGCTGTTAAACTACACAATTGTATCATAAgcactggttaaaaaaaaataaaaataaataaaccaaagcagaaaaaagcaaGTGAACAGACTAACAGGAAACAGCCCAGCTGCAAGTATTAAAGCACTGTCTTGGTTAAAAGTagaataaatagataaaagatattaaaaacatgtaagtCATATATTGTAAATTGTGTTCATGTAAAAGGATAATTGGATAGATATTGATAATTTAATGGTTGTTGTATGTGGGggaaattacaaatgtatttgttttgcataTGAAGAACAGTTATgctaaaatttgaaaatacacAATTGTATTAATAAATATAGCAGATGGAAGGCATTGAGAAATTTCAACAGTTGTATGTGTTCTGGTGAACTGCTAGGTAACcactgtggttacctagcaggTAACCACTCCTGGATTGAGTCCAGGTGGATTCAATCTTAAATCTCCTAGCAATCAGAGTGCAGCAAATGAACTTCTGATTGATCTATCAAATTGTTTAATCTTATTGAAGTCAAGCTagtaagttaaaaataaaaaaaagaggaaaaaatgcacCTGGTGTTTATTGgttaaagaagaaagaaaaaaaaagaaatgttggtcagaatgtttgtgaaaatatttaacaaaatgttgataaaaatgctaatttatttattgctgttgaattttactataaaatatttatttactattCTTTTCAAATAACTGCTTTAAAGGGGTAGAAATCTGATTATTCGCAATGTATTTACCTTGTTAATTTCAGAATGTAatagatgtgtttctgtttcttttgaggtttttcacctATATGCCATGCGCTATGTGAACCatcatacaaaaaataaagatgagtcAACTAAATT is a genomic window of Poecilia reticulata strain Guanapo linkage group LG21, Guppy_female_1.0+MT, whole genome shotgun sequence containing:
- the LOC108165756 gene encoding cartilage intermediate layer protein 1-like, coding for LDPECKDSFSAQGWTEWFDRDTPSITGDKETLSSLRRENPGKICPNPTNIEAVTLSGHSVEETGEKIFKYDTKSGFVCRNRDQRDWKCQDYKVRFSCSVEICQNVCWTKWYNRDRPTGSGDWGQLSALRKENPGGDLCTDLVYVEAFTVEDDIPALKRGQKFH